The Nitrospira sp. KM1 genome includes a window with the following:
- a CDS encoding methyltransferase domain-containing protein, translating into MNISYGCGTPAGLQSVRPGETVLDIGSGGGIDCFEALRLVGPSGRVISIDITDSMLAVARHHAQTVASNLGHASTNVEFRKEMADAMPIDDARSSWSFPIASSTSFLTRRESFTRCSAW; encoded by the coding sequence TTGAACATCTCGTACGGTTGTGGAACTCCGGCCGGGTTGCAGTCAGTCCGGCCGGGTGAAACGGTGTTGGATATCGGATCCGGAGGCGGCATCGACTGTTTCGAGGCTCTACGCCTCGTGGGTCCTTCGGGCCGCGTGATCAGCATCGATATAACCGATAGCATGTTGGCAGTGGCACGACATCACGCCCAGACCGTTGCCTCCAATCTCGGCCATGCGTCCACTAACGTAGAATTTCGAAAAGAGATGGCCGACGCGATGCCGATCGATGACGCACGATCGAGTTGGTCATTTCCAATTGCGTCATCAACCTCGTTCCTGACAAGAAGAGAGTCTTTCACGAGATGTTCCGCGTGGTGA
- a CDS encoding carbon-nitrogen hydrolase family protein produces the protein MRIAAFQRHAIFDNLDQVCDVLEHDLRWAGDEGIQIALFPETFLLGHSYDPLIIAARAERLVNGGLETLCSRLAFADPTVIVGAFERQGEVVTNSAFVIEGGRVMGRYAKACPNEPGVVAGADYPVFWHSGLCYGINICNDANRPAIAQRLADQGANLILYPLNNMLPSETATQWRTRSIETLQARARQTRCWVASADVTGRQGKLMNYGCTAIIRPDGEIVSRAREECEDVVVFTLPPITTNLYKS, from the coding sequence ATGCGTATTGCGGCCTTTCAACGCCATGCGATTTTCGACAACCTTGATCAGGTGTGTGACGTACTGGAACATGATCTTCGCTGGGCGGGGGATGAGGGCATTCAGATCGCCTTATTTCCTGAGACCTTTTTGCTTGGGCATTCCTACGATCCACTGATCATTGCCGCACGGGCCGAAAGATTGGTCAACGGTGGGCTGGAAACACTCTGCTCTCGTCTTGCTTTCGCAGATCCGACAGTCATTGTCGGAGCATTTGAACGGCAGGGTGAGGTCGTTACCAACAGCGCGTTTGTGATTGAAGGGGGTCGCGTCATGGGGCGATACGCCAAGGCTTGCCCAAATGAACCCGGAGTTGTCGCCGGCGCCGATTACCCCGTCTTTTGGCACTCGGGACTCTGTTATGGAATCAATATCTGTAACGATGCCAACCGACCGGCGATTGCTCAACGCCTTGCTGATCAGGGAGCAAATCTGATTCTCTATCCGCTCAATAACATGCTTCCGTCCGAGACAGCGACTCAGTGGCGCACAAGGAGCATCGAAACCCTTCAAGCCCGTGCACGGCAGACAAGGTGTTGGGTCGCCTCGGCTGACGTGACTGGTCGTCAGGGCAAATTGATGAACTACGGCTGCACGGCCATCATCAGACCTGACGGCGAGATTGTTTCGCGGGCGCGCGAAGAGTGCGAGGACGTGGTCGTGTTTACCCTGCCGCCCATAACAACCAACCTGTACAAGTCGTGA